The window CGTGTCCCGAACTTCTCTTCGAGGGCCTTCTTCTGACGGTCCGAACCGCCCGTCGTGAAGACAGCCACGGCCTTGTGGATGAAAGGCCATCCCTCGGGGTCGATCAGCCACCAGCGGCCGCCGATCTTCTGCGTGCGGAAGAATCCGGTGGCCTCCTGCCGGTCAACCATCCAGCCGCCGTAGACGCTCTGTTTGGGATCGCTTTTCCGGCAGTTGAAACCCGGAAGGCGATCGACGGTCTTCGCCTCGTAGCTCTTCCATTCGGGTTTCTGCGCGTTCTCCCGAGCCTCGACCCGGCGGTACTCCGGAGCCTTGGCCGCGAGGCTCCCGGCGGCCAGCACGGCGGCCGCCAGAAGCGTCAGTCTGTTCAAAAGTCGTTTCATGCGGCTATTCGTAGTTAGCGGGATTCTCGTCCTGCCACTCGTTCACGCCGTCGCGCACGCGGTTGCGGAACGTCAGCGTATCGGTGGCGTGATAGATCAGGCCATCCTTCTCGTACTTGTATTTGAGATAGATCCGACGGTTCTGCAACAGCTTCGCACGGTTGAACGAGCACTCGCCGTCGGCCTCGACCGCATAGTCGGCACCGTCCGCGGCGCTCACCGTAATCGCCCCGTCCGCGCCCTGCGTCAGCTTGAGCTGGGCCTTCGAACCGTTCAGCTCGCCGCCCACGGCGTTGGCCGTCAGCGAGAACGGCGCGACGGTGGTCAGCGTCCAGACGCGCGTCTCGGACTGCGGGACGGTCGTATAATAGGCGATGCGGTTGACCTCGGCGCCCGAAGCGTCCGTCACGACGGTCTCGCCGCCGTGCCAGTAGTTGCCGAAGAGCATGTTCTCATAGCGCACGCCGATCACCGAAGTCTCCTTGCCGGCGATCAGATTGGTGCCGTTGCCGTCGGTCAGACGCAGGGGGATCACAAACTTGGGCAGCGTGCGCGAAGCGTCGGCGAGGAACTTCGCGGAGTCGATCTTGATGACGATCTGCCCCAGGTGCGAACCCCGGCGGATCGTCACGCGGCCGTCGGTGCCGCCCTCGGGCAGCAGCTTATACTCCTCGGCCGACAGCGCTTCGAGCGAGCCGAGCGGTCTGGTGAGGTTCTGGATGTAGGAGAAAACGTGGGTTTTCATCGCCTGCAACGTAGCGTCGCTGACCAGCGAATAGTCGATCTCGAAGCTGATCGGACGGTCCACGGAGTTCTCGATCGTGCCGCCCAGCGCCACGCCCGTGGAGAACTTCATGCCCTCGCCCACGATGACCGACCGGACATCGGTCTGATTGGCGAAACCCACGGCCTGCGTGTCGTTGTCCTTCACATAATCGTCGTAGCACGATGTCAGCGCGGCGGTTGCGGCCAATATGAACAGGTATTTTTTCATGTTTTTGCGGTTTTTCCGGGTTATGATTTACTGCCAGTTCTCCCAGCCTTCGTTCTGCACGAGGCCCTCGACGTTGAGCATCTCCTTGTAGGGGATCGGGAGGTAAGCCGACGTGAACGAGCGCTTTTCGACCACGTGGTCGAAGTCGTACTCGAAATCGCCGTTCTGTTTGCGGGTCACCTGCACGCCGTGCACCTCGCGGTTCAGCTCGCCGAGCGTCGTCGTCCAGCGGCGCAGGTCGAAGAACCACGTGCCCTCGAAGCAGGTTTCGATGCGGCGTTCGTTGCGCAGGAACTTGTCGAAAGCCTCCTTGCCGGCC of the Alistipes senegalensis JC50 genome contains:
- a CDS encoding DUF1735 domain-containing protein, with protein sequence MKKYLFILAATAALTSCYDDYVKDNDTQAVGFANQTDVRSVIVGEGMKFSTGVALGGTIENSVDRPISFEIDYSLVSDATLQAMKTHVFSYIQNLTRPLGSLEALSAEEYKLLPEGGTDGRVTIRRGSHLGQIVIKIDSAKFLADASRTLPKFVIPLRLTDGNGTNLIAGKETSVIGVRYENMLFGNYWHGGETVVTDASGAEVNRIAYYTTVPQSETRVWTLTTVAPFSLTANAVGGELNGSKAQLKLTQGADGAITVSAADGADYAVEADGECSFNRAKLLQNRRIYLKYKYEKDGLIYHATDTLTFRNRVRDGVNEWQDENPANYE